The Seleniivibrio woodruffii genome window below encodes:
- a CDS encoding ComEC/Rec2 family competence protein: MLKKIIPMWQRLNKKTEIFFALSVLSALAFYPAEVPMLIAAFLLPAIFIGKRTGIAVGLFTAALAYILSGHILITEIKKPEGDKWLYKTTWGSLLAPAGFQPGDILSGKFSKKTYSFLKESRFSAGYYIADRIDKKTSVPFIQSILLKREDLSDSLYFASGGKAVLTQALALGDRRYISPSMNDLFIVTGLGHLLSVSGMHVAVLAGMLYFVFGFLPRKLRLIPMIMSMLLLMPFTGFTVTVCRAALFGLAIMGAKLLDYRTDTGKLLLFTAGMFVLITPSMLGDISFIFSFSAVLGLVYLPQIKNSLWGGIAVGLAASAFIMPAAAAVFGMFNPSSVISTVLLTPVVALQMACFGLFCIFPQQSVAPILFLDEVHMAVVKFFSDYSGFFYQVYKPDKYIIAAMIVFLLYTLYRRQVLAACVLLMLPYLPADRAAKPIETTVSKTQTSASQPQNSLKGAYFMGYQRSKAFLILDGKVRVFFKGTYGDFKYKFVPFLTEKGISKADTGTVIIYNGENHLLKIAEENEDYGGVCVNETREDCKAVYHTRSNTYTCDDDKRVHILYNNDRNCRDMILLKHTGDIVLDESTYK; the protein is encoded by the coding sequence ATGCTGAAAAAGATAATCCCTATGTGGCAGAGACTTAACAAAAAAACCGAGATTTTCTTTGCGCTTTCTGTCCTCTCGGCACTGGCGTTTTATCCCGCCGAGGTGCCGATGCTCATTGCCGCATTCCTCCTGCCCGCCATTTTCATAGGGAAACGGACGGGAATAGCCGTCGGCCTGTTCACAGCCGCACTGGCATATATTCTGTCGGGGCACATCCTTATCACCGAGATAAAGAAACCCGAAGGTGACAAATGGCTCTATAAGACCACATGGGGTTCGCTCCTCGCACCCGCAGGTTTTCAGCCGGGGGACATTCTTTCTGGAAAATTCAGCAAAAAGACCTATTCGTTTCTGAAAGAGAGCAGATTCTCCGCCGGATACTACATAGCCGACCGCATCGATAAAAAAACCTCAGTACCGTTCATACAATCCATCCTGCTGAAACGGGAGGATCTTTCCGACAGCCTGTATTTCGCATCGGGCGGAAAGGCTGTTCTGACGCAGGCGCTGGCCCTTGGCGACAGGCGGTATATTTCGCCATCCATGAACGACCTGTTCATCGTTACCGGTCTGGGGCATCTTCTCTCCGTATCCGGAATGCACGTTGCCGTTCTGGCGGGTATGCTATATTTTGTTTTCGGTTTTCTGCCCAGAAAACTGCGGCTGATTCCCATGATAATGTCCATGCTCCTGCTGATGCCGTTCACGGGATTCACCGTCACGGTTTGCCGTGCGGCTCTGTTCGGACTAGCTATTATGGGTGCGAAACTCCTCGACTACCGCACCGATACGGGGAAACTGCTTCTGTTCACAGCCGGCATGTTCGTTCTCATAACCCCTTCAATGCTCGGAGATATCTCGTTCATATTTTCGTTCTCCGCCGTTTTGGGACTGGTCTATCTGCCGCAGATAAAGAACTCGCTCTGGGGAGGCATAGCTGTAGGGCTTGCAGCTTCGGCGTTCATCATGCCTGCGGCGGCGGCAGTGTTCGGCATGTTCAATCCGTCCTCAGTTATCTCAACCGTGCTCCTTACCCCCGTGGTGGCTTTGCAGATGGCCTGCTTCGGTCTGTTCTGCATATTCCCGCAGCAGTCCGTTGCGCCCATACTGTTTCTGGATGAAGTGCACATGGCAGTGGTGAAATTCTTCTCCGACTATTCAGGCTTTTTCTATCAGGTATACAAACCTGACAAATACATCATAGCCGCAATGATTGTTTTCCTGCTCTACACGCTCTACAGGCGGCAGGTGCTTGCGGCATGCGTCCTGCTTATGCTCCCCTATCTTCCGGCGGACAGAGCGGCAAAACCTATTGAAACGACCGTATCTAAAACTCAGACCTCGGCATCGCAGCCTCAGAACTCTCTGAAGGGTGCATATTTTATGGGCTATCAGCGGTCGAAAGCGTTTCTGATTTTGGACGGCAAAGTGCGGGTATTTTTCAAGGGGACATATGGAGATTTCAAGTATAAGTTCGTGCCGTTTCTCACCGAAAAGGGTATTTCAAAGGCTGACACAGGCACAGTTATAATCTATAATGGCGAAAACCACCTGCTGAAGATAGCAGAGGAGAATGAGGACTACGGCGGCGTTTGCGTGAACGAGACACGGGAAGACTGCAAAGCGGTTTATCATACCCGCAGCAATACTTACACTTGCGATGATGACAAACGTGTGCATATTCTATATAATAACGACAGAAATTGCAGAGATATGATTCTGCTCAAGCATACGGGGGATATTGTTTTAGATGAAAGTACTTATAAATGA